One part of the Candidatus Bathyarchaeota archaeon genome encodes these proteins:
- a CDS encoding DUF58 domain-containing protein, whose protein sequence is MPTINLKTAAAKTYLIAVIIVGMLVSPLPQLALAIALLAVQLYIAYKPPVPKINMALTFGTLVLAPLTLVPLLGSLSAFLMSPAVYLLDRNLRENASNQTFKTTKSMRTPTHTLIGLTAALGAVLVAALILQNLPLIFAGSILLIYLTAALTVSYRRIPQTPLKETKTWNRILVGETENTSINIQTEAKLPLTITIAAAQPWIRPKPEKLALKPKSQAQIEVTYTPPLAGPTKLQLQTIALDPWGLMQTNQTLQPVDLHIIPRAKYARWLAKKYLEQTASGAGSSGSAPPPRAIKVARSGVEFYGSRLYQPGDRLKNVDWKHTLMLDELIVKEYAGAQGTPTIIVADLTAKDAQSADKLIYNVVMAALTAATESLPSGLACFNRKEVLAATPPTNPRETLKKTLQITQKITVAEAPQKVMQPTDIKRLKRTIKGLSKTETEPSERFTEILEFEVEALQSATKMHPATEALKKCVERSPAPTMLTVASTGSGDTEALTVALEILKAKGYSIVTI, encoded by the coding sequence ATGCCCACAATTAACCTGAAAACCGCCGCTGCAAAAACCTACCTTATAGCAGTCATCATAGTGGGCATGCTGGTTTCGCCGCTTCCCCAGCTTGCATTAGCCATCGCGCTGCTCGCAGTCCAGCTATACATCGCCTACAAGCCCCCGGTCCCCAAAATCAACATGGCGCTAACCTTTGGCACGCTGGTTCTTGCGCCTCTAACACTGGTGCCGCTTCTGGGCAGCCTTTCAGCATTTCTCATGAGTCCCGCGGTTTACCTGCTAGACAGGAACCTGCGGGAAAATGCGTCAAACCAAACCTTCAAAACCACAAAATCCATGCGTACCCCAACGCATACATTAATTGGTCTCACAGCCGCCCTCGGCGCGGTTCTTGTTGCTGCTCTCATACTGCAAAATCTGCCCCTCATATTCGCCGGATCCATTCTGCTGATTTACCTGACAGCAGCACTAACAGTCAGCTACCGCAGAATCCCACAAACCCCCCTCAAAGAAACCAAAACATGGAACAGAATCCTAGTCGGTGAAACCGAAAACACATCCATCAACATCCAAACGGAAGCGAAACTGCCGCTAACCATCACCATAGCAGCCGCCCAGCCATGGATACGGCCTAAACCAGAAAAACTCGCCCTGAAGCCAAAGAGCCAAGCGCAGATAGAGGTAACCTACACGCCGCCGCTTGCAGGACCCACAAAACTCCAGCTTCAAACCATCGCTCTTGACCCATGGGGACTCATGCAGACCAACCAGACACTGCAGCCTGTGGACCTGCATATAATTCCCAGAGCAAAGTATGCACGGTGGCTAGCCAAAAAGTACCTTGAGCAAACCGCATCGGGAGCAGGCTCCAGCGGGTCGGCGCCGCCGCCCAGAGCCATCAAGGTAGCTCGAAGCGGCGTGGAATTCTACGGCAGCCGACTCTACCAGCCCGGCGACCGACTAAAAAATGTGGATTGGAAACATACCCTGATGCTTGATGAGCTGATTGTGAAAGAATACGCAGGCGCACAGGGTACGCCAACCATAATCGTGGCAGATTTAACCGCCAAGGATGCGCAAAGCGCAGATAAACTCATCTACAACGTCGTTATGGCTGCGTTAACTGCGGCAACGGAGTCCCTGCCCTCGGGGCTGGCATGCTTTAACCGAAAAGAAGTCCTAGCCGCGACGCCGCCGACGAATCCACGCGAAACCCTCAAGAAAACCCTACAGATAACACAGAAAATAACTGTGGCTGAGGCACCACAGAAGGTTATGCAGCCAACAGATATCAAGAGACTCAAAAGAACAATAAAAGGACTCAGCAAAACCGAGACAGAACCCTCAGAGAGGTTCACGGAAATATTAGAGTTCGAAGTTGAAGCACTCCAAAGCGCAACTAAAATGCATCCCGCAACCGAGGCTCTCAAAAAATGCGTAGAGAGGTCACCTGCACCCACCATGTTAACGGTGGCGTCAACTGGAAGCGGAGATACGGAAGCTTTGACAGTGGCGCTGGAGATTCTAAAAGCAAAAGGCTACAGCATAGTCACTATCTAA
- a CDS encoding methyltransferase domain-containing protein, whose translation MMEKVDGKMRADWNNRAKEDAINWVRPSSDPLDFDNSGKEDAARLLSGLTYLPFEKMKLLNIGCGIGRLEPYLAPLFHEVFGVDVSDEMISLGKTRLTSFSNISLQTSNGSDLRIFSDNEFDMVVSYTVFQHLPRSVTANYLQEAFRVLKKQGIFRFQITSLNVPKWFFSLLLKIKHRSLSISAEPEANDTINIRYYKKAELEEMMNKAGFINIHISERRRHVFEKHLFIDGQK comes from the coding sequence GGAAAAAGTGGATGGGAAAATGCGTGCGGATTGGAATAACCGTGCGAAAGAAGATGCCATCAATTGGGTGCGCCCTTCTTCAGATCCTCTCGATTTTGATAACTCGGGAAAAGAAGATGCTGCGAGGTTACTTTCTGGGTTAACCTATCTTCCCTTTGAAAAAATGAAGCTGCTTAACATAGGATGTGGTATTGGTAGGCTTGAACCATATTTAGCACCTCTATTTCATGAGGTTTTTGGAGTTGACGTTTCAGATGAAATGATATCCCTCGGGAAAACCAGACTTACCAGTTTTAGTAATATATCCCTACAGACATCTAATGGGTCAGATTTACGCATTTTTTCAGATAATGAGTTTGATATGGTTGTCTCTTATACTGTCTTCCAACACCTTCCTAGATCTGTGACAGCCAATTACTTACAAGAGGCTTTTAGAGTATTAAAAAAACAGGGGATATTTAGATTTCAAATAACCAGTTTGAACGTTCCTAAATGGTTTTTTTCCTTATTGCTGAAGATCAAGCATCGCTCATTGTCTATTTCAGCAGAACCAGAAGCAAACGATACCATAAACATTAGGTATTATAAAAAAGCCGAGCTGGAAGAAATGATGAATAAAGCTGGTTTTATTAACATTCATATTAGCGAAAGACGCAGACATGTATTTGAAAAGCATCTTTTTATAGACGGGCAAAAATGA
- a CDS encoding DUF1616 domain-containing protein has product MSTNPHEAVLAAAKNLQQPTVDDLVEHLTAKGLKQSDAIKAVYVEWKKGTLNLTEPNPPRNIAKYFFSLQNAWFWAITALLAVTALAIFTVNSSTLLYVRYVLGGVFVLFLPGFMLISALYPRSEELDMLERVALSIGLSLALVPLVGLGLNYTPWGIRLEPIVASMALLVEALALATVTRKFRYHMLGLVGS; this is encoded by the coding sequence ATGAGCACCAACCCCCATGAAGCGGTTTTAGCAGCCGCAAAAAATCTGCAGCAACCCACCGTCGACGACCTCGTCGAGCACCTTACCGCAAAGGGGCTCAAACAATCTGACGCCATAAAAGCGGTTTATGTGGAATGGAAAAAAGGCACCCTAAACCTCACAGAACCTAACCCCCCAAGGAACATAGCGAAGTATTTTTTCAGCCTACAAAACGCGTGGTTCTGGGCAATCACCGCATTGCTCGCCGTCACAGCACTGGCCATCTTCACGGTTAACAGCTCAACGCTGCTTTACGTCAGGTACGTTTTAGGCGGCGTCTTTGTCCTTTTTCTGCCCGGCTTCATGCTTATTTCAGCGCTCTACCCCCGCAGCGAAGAACTGGACATGCTTGAGCGGGTGGCCCTCTCGATTGGGCTTAGCCTCGCTCTTGTTCCGCTGGTTGGGTTGGGGCTGAATTATACGCCGTGGGGCATCAGGCTTGAGCCGATTGTGGCGTCTATGGCTTTGCTGGTGGAGGCGCTGGCGTTGGCTACGGTGACGCGTAAGTTTCGGTATCATATGCTGGGGTTAGTCGGTAGCTGA
- a CDS encoding DUF4350 domain-containing protein, which produces MLPSKLLMLSTLLILLLASAIVWFYPPTGDFRLENPFWNGLQKYTQQAQATPLTSLTNLPADQKETALILIPYSPFTAAELAQIRNYVTEGGTLILLDDYGYGNQVLTSLDVNIKFTGQPLLDPLFNYQNKMLPKITDLATTPLSANVSSITFNHATALQVEDATIAAKSSIFSFLDTNDNQEHGESEPTGPFPMVAYTKLEQGYVVAVADPSLLINSMINLDGNLQFIHNAAALQTSNPKIYIDQTHLPTMPIYGAKTVLATIYGAAASPLGTILVFAALLTVTFYPMWKKVKKS; this is translated from the coding sequence GTGCTGCCAAGTAAACTCCTGATGCTTTCAACACTGCTGATACTGCTTTTGGCATCTGCAATCGTGTGGTTTTATCCACCCACCGGAGATTTCCGCTTGGAAAACCCCTTCTGGAATGGGCTGCAAAAATACACCCAGCAAGCCCAAGCCACACCCTTAACCTCGCTGACTAATTTGCCCGCCGACCAAAAAGAAACAGCGCTGATCCTGATCCCATACAGCCCCTTCACAGCAGCTGAACTGGCACAAATCCGAAACTACGTTACAGAGGGCGGAACCCTCATCCTGCTTGATGATTACGGATACGGAAACCAAGTCTTAACCAGCTTAGATGTTAACATAAAGTTCACTGGGCAACCGCTGCTTGACCCACTCTTTAACTACCAAAATAAGATGCTGCCAAAAATAACCGACTTAGCTACAACGCCCCTATCGGCAAACGTAAGCAGCATCACCTTCAACCACGCAACCGCCCTACAAGTCGAGGACGCCACGATAGCAGCGAAATCCTCTATCTTCAGCTTTCTAGACACAAACGACAACCAAGAACACGGCGAGTCCGAACCCACAGGACCCTTCCCCATGGTTGCCTACACAAAACTGGAACAGGGCTACGTGGTAGCTGTGGCGGATCCAAGCCTGCTCATCAACAGCATGATAAACCTAGACGGCAACCTCCAATTCATCCACAACGCCGCAGCACTCCAAACCAGCAACCCCAAAATCTACATCGACCAAACCCACCTGCCCACCATGCCCATCTATGGCGCCAAAACCGTCTTAGCCACCATCTACGGTGCAGCGGCATCTCCACTGGGAACCATCCTTGTATTTGCAGCCCTACTCACAGTCACGTTTTATCCAATGTGGAAAAAGGTGAAAAAATCATGA
- a CDS encoding carbohydrate kinase family protein, which translates to MSRFFDCTVIGDVFFDVIAQKPSWQNCVYRGGVSEMAFAKITHGGGGNVAVGMSLFGLTTAFIGKAGNDVLGEMYDSDLKLNSVVSKLIFDDSLPTGIAISFIEPNGERSFEVFRGANSNLTDDEITKNQQLIEESKYLYIVGYSIISENQKKAILRAIEIAKRAKTKIAFDPGAHNIIAQNKTLCLNLIKSSDILCLNFEEACELVGTRDIDLIITKLQQWTNFSCLKLGGEGSVMMTKSRIIKSPAYEVDAIDTTGAGDAFISAVIYGECKRLSLELISDLANWYASKVVSNVGARGFPRKDEILTHLKHLQLAGP; encoded by the coding sequence ATGAGTCGTTTTTTTGATTGCACAGTTATTGGAGATGTTTTCTTTGACGTTATCGCTCAGAAACCATCTTGGCAGAATTGTGTTTATCGCGGAGGTGTTTCGGAAATGGCATTTGCCAAAATTACACATGGGGGCGGTGGAAATGTTGCGGTCGGTATGTCTCTGTTTGGCCTAACCACCGCTTTTATAGGTAAAGCAGGTAACGATGTGTTGGGTGAAATGTATGATTCAGACCTGAAGTTAAATAGCGTTGTATCGAAATTAATATTTGATGACAGTCTTCCAACTGGCATTGCAATTTCTTTCATTGAGCCCAATGGTGAAAGATCATTCGAAGTTTTCAGAGGGGCGAACAGCAACCTTACGGATGATGAAATAACGAAAAATCAGCAGCTAATAGAGGAATCAAAATATCTCTATATCGTAGGATATTCTATCATTTCGGAAAACCAAAAAAAAGCTATTTTGAGAGCGATAGAAATTGCAAAACGAGCGAAAACCAAGATAGCCTTTGATCCAGGGGCTCATAATATTATAGCCCAAAATAAAACACTGTGTTTGAATCTTATCAAATCAAGCGATATTCTGTGTCTTAACTTTGAAGAAGCATGTGAATTAGTCGGTACTCGAGATATCGACCTAATAATAACGAAATTGCAGCAATGGACTAATTTTTCTTGTTTAAAGCTCGGTGGTGAAGGGTCAGTCATGATGACAAAAAGTCGTATTATTAAGAGTCCTGCATACGAGGTTGATGCAATTGATACTACTGGCGCGGGGGATGCTTTCATTTCCGCTGTTATTTATGGTGAGTGTAAGAGGCTTTCTTTAGAATTAATCTCAGATTTGGCAAATTGGTACGCTTCAAAGGTTGTATCTAATGTAGGGGCACGCGGCTTTCCCCGAAAAGACGAAATATTAACTCACTTAAAACATCTTCAATTAGCAGGGCCCTAA
- a CDS encoding DUF1616 domain-containing protein, with product MVNRKILVGGWLIIAVALCALASAQQPTLSEAEVDITAAYQAILAAHQSGADITQLTAQINNALNLTQHAQLLEETNPQQAQQLTSQAQAIAQNVTAQAQAAGQSASVGVPAVVAAAVAGLLAAGVITYLKGPGVFWRIWYKLRRNYLIKATGSAPNDKALVITPRQLCAAVLALTVLVAFIAVSGVLLPRGQGEEFSELGILGPNLKLGDYPSVVVASETVRLYVYVGNQMGKPMLYEVQVKLGDNNTAVNPANASVLQQNWQVLDVNQTWTYPVQVTLTEPGVNQRLIFELWLYNQTISQFQYHQRWGQIWLNVTSPAS from the coding sequence ATGGTAAACAGAAAGATACTGGTTGGCGGCTGGCTGATAATCGCGGTCGCACTCTGCGCCCTTGCAAGCGCCCAACAGCCCACTCTCAGCGAAGCAGAAGTCGACATAACCGCTGCATACCAAGCCATCCTCGCGGCCCACCAATCAGGCGCAGACATCACTCAACTGACCGCGCAAATCAACAACGCCCTAAACCTAACCCAGCACGCCCAGCTGCTAGAAGAAACCAACCCGCAACAGGCCCAGCAGTTAACCAGCCAAGCCCAAGCCATAGCCCAAAACGTAACCGCCCAGGCACAGGCCGCTGGGCAATCCGCATCCGTTGGAGTTCCTGCGGTTGTCGCGGCGGCTGTAGCTGGCCTGTTGGCGGCTGGGGTAATCACGTATCTGAAAGGTCCGGGGGTGTTTTGGCGGATATGGTATAAGCTCCGAAGGAACTACCTTATAAAAGCCACCGGATCGGCGCCAAACGATAAAGCCCTCGTTATTACGCCTCGGCAATTATGCGCCGCCGTTTTAGCCCTCACCGTCCTCGTGGCGTTTATTGCGGTTTCTGGGGTTTTGTTGCCGCGGGGGCAGGGTGAAGAATTCTCTGAACTGGGCATTTTGGGACCGAACCTGAAGCTGGGTGATTATCCTTCGGTAGTTGTTGCCAGCGAAACCGTCCGCCTATATGTTTACGTGGGTAACCAGATGGGGAAGCCCATGCTATATGAGGTGCAGGTTAAACTTGGCGACAACAACACCGCTGTGAACCCCGCTAACGCTTCTGTGCTCCAGCAGAACTGGCAGGTGCTTGATGTCAACCAAACCTGGACTTACCCCGTCCAAGTAACTTTGACGGAGCCTGGGGTTAATCAGCGGCTTATCTTTGAGCTGTGGCTTTACAACCAAACTATTAGCCAGTTCCAGTATCACCAGCGGTGGGGGCAAATCTGGCTGAACGTGACTTCACCTGCCTCTTAG
- a CDS encoding MoxR family ATPase, whose product MNQTLTQQETNLELSAKILNEISKVVIDKQDIQELLLTALLSEGHILIEGLPGTAKTLLAKTFAHVIGGQFKRIQFTPDMLPADVTGFYLYTPDGKTRLIEGPLFTNVVLCDELNRTTPRTQAALIEAMQEKQVTIEGETRILPKPFMVIASQLPYGSEGTYPLTEVQADRFMFRAWSDYLGKEYEEQILGRIDYIEQPDIHPIITLEEIMQLQQEVKKVFVSEKVRDYILSLVVQSRQDPDVLTGPSTRASIALFKGARANAYLSGRDYVLPDDVKKLIHPVLDHRIRIKPEAEMEDVTVNTIIERLIKEVPVPKID is encoded by the coding sequence ATGAATCAAACCCTAACCCAACAAGAAACAAACCTTGAATTGTCCGCAAAAATCCTAAACGAAATCTCAAAAGTCGTCATCGACAAACAAGACATCCAAGAACTACTCCTAACCGCCCTGCTAAGCGAAGGCCACATCCTAATCGAAGGGCTACCCGGCACAGCTAAAACGCTGCTGGCAAAAACCTTCGCCCACGTCATCGGCGGACAATTCAAACGCATACAATTCACCCCCGACATGCTCCCCGCAGACGTCACAGGCTTCTACCTCTACACCCCAGACGGCAAAACACGTCTAATCGAAGGCCCCCTCTTCACCAACGTCGTCTTATGCGACGAATTAAACCGCACAACCCCCCGCACCCAAGCCGCCCTCATCGAAGCCATGCAGGAAAAACAAGTCACAATCGAAGGCGAAACACGCATCCTCCCCAAACCATTCATGGTCATCGCCAGCCAGCTGCCCTACGGCTCAGAAGGCACTTACCCGCTAACTGAGGTGCAGGCAGACCGATTCATGTTCCGCGCCTGGAGCGATTATCTGGGCAAAGAATACGAAGAACAAATACTTGGCAGAATCGACTACATCGAACAACCCGACATACACCCCATTATCACTCTAGAAGAAATCATGCAGCTCCAGCAAGAAGTAAAAAAGGTTTTTGTCTCAGAAAAAGTCCGAGACTACATACTATCCTTGGTTGTTCAGTCACGCCAAGACCCCGACGTGCTGACGGGCCCAAGCACAAGAGCCAGCATCGCACTCTTCAAAGGCGCCCGAGCCAACGCGTATCTATCGGGCAGAGACTACGTCCTCCCAGACGACGTGAAAAAACTAATACACCCAGTCCTAGACCACCGCATCCGAATAAAACCCGAAGCCGAAATGGAAGATGTAACAGTAAACACCATCATCGAACGCCTCATCAAAGAGGTCCCAGTACCAAAAATCGATTAA
- a CDS encoding FtsX-like permease family protein: MVNNISSQTSALSQLASVGDTYIVTEGSGGLGESEIDAAVVAEINGSRLLSDLTCHRLTRGAIQTADGSYPVTMRGIDDPQAFFRRHNAAVNGSASPNGAQAVAGVILSKAASIHRGDQVNLTIHGKAFSLSIVGVVQANGQTDTELILPLTTLQELSPSAGSVSLIEFSTQNPAGIANLTRTLPSNLKIECTQQTAAFAADINNQLVAFITVWSVSVYVVVAAASYVIATRVVNEAKYEFCMLGTLGAKKPLTTQLILGYAGAIALVGCLVGISLGVVGTQAAATFARWLLGSSGLAPFLEGSQALEILILAFAASLAGCLYPSLRGRFVASEANQA, translated from the coding sequence TTGGTAAACAACATTAGCTCCCAAACCTCGGCGCTAAGCCAACTTGCCAGTGTAGGCGACACCTACATAGTCACTGAAGGCTCAGGTGGGCTTGGTGAAAGCGAAATCGACGCTGCCGTGGTCGCAGAGATAAATGGCAGTAGACTCCTTTCCGATTTGACCTGCCATCGCCTAACCCGCGGGGCCATCCAAACCGCCGACGGCTCCTACCCCGTGACTATGCGAGGCATAGATGACCCACAAGCCTTCTTTCGTCGCCACAACGCCGCCGTCAACGGCTCCGCCAGTCCAAATGGTGCACAAGCGGTGGCAGGGGTTATCCTTTCAAAAGCAGCCTCTATCCATAGGGGCGACCAGGTGAATTTAACCATCCACGGCAAAGCCTTCTCCCTCTCCATCGTTGGGGTTGTGCAGGCCAACGGGCAAACCGACACCGAATTAATCCTGCCGCTTACAACCCTCCAGGAGCTCTCCCCCAGCGCCGGCTCGGTTTCCCTCATCGAATTCTCCACCCAAAACCCCGCGGGAATAGCCAACTTAACCCGGACGCTGCCCTCCAACCTGAAAATCGAGTGCACCCAGCAGACCGCCGCGTTTGCGGCCGACATCAACAACCAGCTGGTGGCTTTCATCACTGTTTGGTCAGTTTCCGTGTACGTGGTGGTTGCCGCGGCATCCTACGTCATAGCTACCCGCGTCGTCAACGAAGCAAAATACGAGTTCTGCATGCTTGGAACATTGGGCGCAAAAAAGCCGCTTACAACACAGCTGATCTTGGGCTATGCAGGGGCTATTGCTTTGGTAGGCTGCCTTGTAGGAATTTCCCTTGGCGTGGTGGGCACGCAGGCGGCGGCGACTTTTGCGCGTTGGCTCTTGGGCAGCAGCGGATTAGCGCCGTTTCTTGAGGGCAGTCAAGCTTTGGAGATTCTGATTCTCGCGTTCGCTGCCTCCCTCGCTGGCTGCCTCTACCCCTCACTGAGGGGGCGCTTTGTGGCGTCGGAGGCGAATCAGGCGTGA